In one Micromonospora polyrhachis genomic region, the following are encoded:
- the miaA gene encoding tRNA (adenosine(37)-N6)-dimethylallyltransferase MiaA, giving the protein MAAGMTVVAVVGPTAAGKSALSIALAQALDGEVVNADSMQLYRDLDIGTAKLTPVEREGVPHHLLDIWDVTEPASVAEYQRLARAAVDDILARGRVPLLVGGSGLYVRAVLEEFEFPGTDPGVRARLEAELAEVGPAPLYERLRAADPAAAANILPGNGRRIVRALEVIELTGAPFTASLPDPKPYYESVRIGVDLDTALLDERIATRVDRMWAAGLVDETRTLVDRGLREGRTASRALGYQQVLRFLDGELTEPEAHTETVRATRRFVRRQRSWFRRDPGIVWLDAARPDLLDAALEALDAPVR; this is encoded by the coding sequence CGCCCTGGCCCAGGCGCTCGACGGTGAAGTGGTCAACGCCGACTCGATGCAGCTCTATCGGGACCTGGACATCGGCACAGCCAAGCTGACCCCGGTCGAGCGCGAGGGGGTGCCGCACCACCTGCTGGACATCTGGGACGTCACGGAACCGGCGAGCGTGGCCGAATACCAGCGCCTGGCCCGCGCCGCCGTGGACGACATCCTGGCCCGGGGTCGGGTCCCGTTGCTGGTCGGCGGCTCCGGGCTGTACGTCCGGGCGGTACTGGAGGAGTTCGAGTTCCCCGGCACCGACCCCGGAGTGCGGGCGCGGCTGGAGGCGGAGCTGGCCGAGGTCGGTCCGGCACCGTTGTACGAGCGGCTGCGCGCCGCCGACCCGGCTGCCGCCGCGAACATCCTGCCCGGCAACGGTCGACGCATCGTACGGGCGCTGGAGGTGATCGAGCTCACCGGTGCGCCGTTCACCGCGTCCCTGCCCGATCCGAAGCCGTACTACGAGTCGGTGCGGATCGGCGTCGACCTGGACACCGCCCTGCTCGACGAGCGGATCGCCACCCGGGTGGACCGGATGTGGGCGGCCGGGTTGGTCGACGAGACCCGGACACTGGTGGACCGGGGACTGCGCGAGGGACGTACCGCCAGTCGGGCCTTGGGCTACCAGCAGGTGCTGCGCTTCCTCGACGGGGAGCTGACCGAGCCGGAGGCGCACACCGAGACGGTACGGGCGACCCGCCGGTTCGTCCGTCGCCAGCGATCCTGGTTCCGCCGTGATCCCGGCATCGTCTGGCTCGACGCGGCCCGTCCGGACCTGCTCGACGCCGCGCTCGAGGCACTGGACGCACCGGTTCGCTGA